In a genomic window of Mycoplasma iguanae:
- the rpsT gene encoding 30S ribosomal protein S20, whose translation MANIKSKIKRIKTNEKSRVRNAAIKSRVRKAIKNVKIAVKEKSEQVEALMSKAHKEINNAASKGVLHKNNASRKTARLADFVNQHTE comes from the coding sequence ATGGCTAATATTAAATCAAAAATAAAAAGAATTAAAACAAACGAAAAATCAAGAGTACGTAATGCTGCTATCAAATCAAGAGTACGTAAAGCTATCAAAAATGTAAAAATTGCTGTTAAAGAAAAATCAGAACAAGTAGAAGCATTAATGTCTAAAGCTCACAAAGAAATTAACAATGCTGCTTCAAAAGGGGTATTACATAAAAATAATGCTTCAAGAAAAACAGCAAGACTAGCTGATTTTGTTAATCAACATACTGAATAA